One window of Chloroflexus aggregans DSM 9485 genomic DNA carries:
- a CDS encoding sensor histidine kinase, translating to MAAIPFMMIYLIPAIVAAVLAVFMWQRRYYRGGRPFTLLLIAIAWWNLCHALSIIDTTFEGTLFWSLLQNLGIVLIGPCWLLIALAYSGEWWRVPRWLRRGIFVPEFVALIFALTNNLHNLWWSTVVADTSRPFLWLSVTRGPAFWAHSVYAYVCLAVGIIVLIRSSWQAPPIHRLHSRLMLVAALIPAVGNIAFLSGVRVPWNDDPTPILLLISAALGIYTTVRYHLFDLAPLAEQEVIASLPDGLIILDSRGLIVEINQHAPRLLGIEKERWIGRSLAHLVRNSPFGNDLQHILQANPSSANRPSILDNGTRAIEVRFRPLQSATGIATGSLLLIRDVSERMRAEQERSRHIAALRLINAIARSANTAQETNSLLNTIARIIVQEGHWERVSIGLIDETKQHITVAVDYTVSGPGRLQGEVITGLPAAQLIKRIRQGRPELIQLSELDTDDPLAAGLHREGLQSLLVAPLRHDHQATGILGFAGHEPKTMTPALSELVTAIGELITDAIIRIRLYEQVQHADRLKTTFLATVSHELRTPLTSIIGYTDVLRRGILGELSPEVQETLGYMRQASLNLMRQINDILEFSRIEAGQLSIEIEPVEVGAIIQNVVGQMLPQARERDLTVNVTIPPDIPQIAANIGRLEQVLINLLSNAIKFNRPQGWIEISVEPRGAWLRINVKDSGVGIAPEDQERIFAEFQRARSPNGERVHGVGLGLAICRRLITHMGGTIGVTSTPGEGSVFYCDLPVINVEQMVGKRADA from the coding sequence ATGGCGGCAATTCCCTTCATGATGATTTATCTGATTCCGGCCATTGTCGCAGCCGTGTTGGCGGTTTTTATGTGGCAACGCCGTTACTATCGTGGTGGAAGACCTTTTACCCTGTTACTGATCGCCATTGCTTGGTGGAATCTCTGTCACGCGCTCAGTATCATAGACACTACCTTTGAAGGGACACTCTTCTGGTCGTTGTTGCAGAATTTAGGGATTGTGCTGATCGGGCCGTGTTGGCTCTTAATCGCACTCGCCTATTCCGGTGAGTGGTGGCGTGTGCCGCGCTGGTTGCGACGAGGTATCTTTGTCCCTGAGTTCGTCGCGCTGATTTTTGCCTTGACCAACAATCTCCACAACCTTTGGTGGTCGACGGTTGTAGCCGACACATCGCGACCCTTTCTGTGGTTGTCGGTCACCCGTGGCCCCGCCTTTTGGGCGCATAGTGTGTACGCTTATGTCTGTCTGGCGGTTGGGATTATTGTGCTGATCCGCTCGTCCTGGCAAGCACCGCCGATCCACCGTCTTCACTCACGGCTGATGCTCGTCGCTGCGCTCATTCCTGCGGTGGGTAACATTGCGTTTCTTAGCGGCGTTCGCGTCCCATGGAATGATGACCCCACACCTATTTTACTTTTGATTTCGGCGGCCCTTGGGATTTATACCACTGTGCGTTACCACCTCTTCGATTTGGCACCGCTGGCCGAACAAGAGGTGATTGCCAGTTTACCGGATGGTCTGATTATTCTGGATAGTCGCGGGCTAATTGTTGAGATCAATCAACACGCACCACGTCTGCTTGGCATCGAGAAAGAACGCTGGATCGGTCGATCACTTGCCCACCTGGTACGCAATTCACCATTTGGTAACGATCTGCAACACATTCTACAAGCCAACCCTTCGAGTGCAAATCGACCATCCATCCTCGATAATGGAACGCGGGCTATTGAAGTTCGTTTCCGCCCACTGCAATCGGCTACCGGCATTGCAACCGGTTCATTACTGTTGATCCGTGATGTGAGCGAGCGGATGCGGGCAGAACAGGAGCGATCTCGCCACATTGCTGCTCTACGCCTGATCAATGCGATTGCCCGCAGTGCAAATACTGCCCAAGAGACCAATTCACTGCTCAACACGATTGCGCGCATTATCGTGCAGGAAGGCCACTGGGAACGTGTATCGATTGGCTTGATCGATGAAACAAAGCAGCACATTACGGTAGCAGTGGACTACACCGTGAGCGGTCCCGGTCGCTTGCAAGGCGAGGTGATTACCGGTTTGCCTGCCGCACAGTTGATTAAACGTATTCGACAGGGACGACCCGAACTCATCCAACTCAGCGAACTTGATACCGATGATCCACTGGCTGCCGGGTTGCATCGAGAGGGTTTGCAATCACTCTTAGTGGCACCACTCCGCCACGATCATCAAGCTACCGGTATCCTTGGTTTTGCCGGCCATGAGCCAAAAACGATGACGCCGGCGCTGAGCGAACTTGTCACTGCGATCGGCGAACTGATTACCGATGCGATTATTCGCATTCGCCTGTACGAACAGGTGCAGCACGCCGACCGGCTCAAGACAACGTTTCTCGCTACGGTAAGCCACGAGCTACGCACGCCACTGACTTCGATCATCGGGTACACCGATGTGTTACGCCGCGGCATCTTAGGCGAACTTAGCCCTGAGGTACAAGAGACCTTGGGGTATATGCGGCAAGCTAGCCTGAACCTGATGCGACAAATCAACGATATTCTTGAGTTTTCACGGATCGAGGCCGGTCAACTGTCGATCGAGATTGAACCGGTTGAGGTGGGTGCCATTATCCAGAATGTAGTCGGGCAGATGTTACCCCAAGCGCGCGAACGTGACTTGACCGTAAACGTCACCATTCCGCCCGATATACCTCAGATCGCAGCCAATATTGGTCGGTTGGAGCAAGTACTGATCAATCTGCTGAGCAACGCGATCAAGTTCAACCGTCCGCAAGGCTGGATCGAGATCAGTGTCGAACCGCGTGGAGCGTGGCTGCGTATTAATGTCAAGGATTCTGGGGTCGGAATTGCACCGGAGGATCAAGAACGAATCTTTGCCGAGTTTCAGCGTGCTCGCTCACCGAATGGAGAACGCGTGCATGGCGTTGGTCTCGGCTTGGCCATTTGCCGCCGCCTGATCACCCACATGGGTGGAACTATCGGCGTAACAAGTACACCGGGTGAAGGTTCCGTCTTCTATTGTGATTTGCCGGTGATAAACGTTGAGCAGATGGTAGGAAAACGAGCCGACGCATGA
- a CDS encoding putative iron-sulfur cluster-binding metallochaperone: protein MCTPYGCAVDSSAIPGDTKLPQSSVRLCPSCGATGKKVPIQTVRALAAISLRRVTAQEYRFCQTADCPVVYFSTDDSQTLTVAQVRERVFQKEAHRPDVFVCYCFQYRIGDLNGASQADYEAIVADIKAGIAADQCACDLRNPQGVCCLGNVMRIIHARQNS from the coding sequence ATGTGTACTCCTTATGGCTGTGCGGTGGATTCGAGTGCGATACCAGGCGACACGAAGCTGCCTCAGTCTTCGGTTCGTCTGTGTCCGTCCTGTGGCGCAACCGGCAAAAAAGTGCCAATCCAAACGGTACGTGCGTTAGCTGCGATCAGTTTGCGGCGGGTAACGGCACAAGAGTACCGGTTTTGTCAAACGGCAGATTGTCCGGTTGTGTACTTCAGCACGGATGACTCGCAGACACTAACGGTAGCGCAAGTTCGTGAGCGCGTGTTTCAAAAAGAAGCTCACCGACCGGATGTGTTTGTGTGCTACTGTTTCCAGTATCGGATAGGTGATCTGAACGGCGCGAGCCAGGCCGATTACGAAGCGATTGTTGCTGATATTAAAGCCGGTATTGCTGCCGACCAGTGTGCATGCGATCTCCGGAATCCGCAAGGTGTATGTTGTTTGGGGAATGTCATGCGGATCATCCATGCCCGGCAGAATAGTTAG